A single region of the Betta splendens chromosome 12, fBetSpl5.4, whole genome shotgun sequence genome encodes:
- the LOC114866492 gene encoding sterile alpha motif domain-containing protein 9-like: protein MASGSEPSLNNSFREDCTPRPFDQDVLNFKYIKHQVLQPESGALDLISPCHEFKSFVTAATLDRKRLQAKFAKEVLKFASGCMNIRSNGTIHFGVMDSRKDGRYVHGEIIGIPVKEKDIYVDALDDIERCFSHDKEHVRQCVRPPKFIEVRDQEMTERKYVVEVDIVPLISIVKNKVYAVCLPNFKEAKNRLEYDNEEVFRRVGSKTERVTDLSHFHSRVQDRDAQREEAERNRFSPSEICQDLGRKLKMLMTEGKKFIENDKWFILITNGVQPEDLSNTDWLLNMNLFCVFDFDPDSKISGFCSKYLQHRAPNMHFLHSYRKPSDMSANDFTHQLHLFEQTSWIFCNGRSDFNANDSACDEMTWIKKKITFLRECVSLICKQILPQGTFQVIFLLTSPIEKPILHTFNEFFTDMEGHEDIICICESQENFQKWKSFAELTCGEDVVTDKSVVGMKMSHINATVQQIQIVKACARKHLPVFMKGTCLLETQKEEQMYSLEILTVDHCDETSEEFIEENKTSIEGQFYHGGRVTWLNLWLAEHRHVLEVIERDAYRDVSQRLNDTLKWNTNQTPVHTINIYHHPGSGGSTVARQLLWNNRKDLRCAVVKPSYTTAEVAQHAVKLREYEEKDSQSCVPVLLLIEDLDKEYLDDLRHELENAMRVKRVKYGTLSFVLLSCRRSHNPEKKCKESPLQNVAVTHKLSDEEKRMFAGILEKLEVKHDPEFILTFVLMTKEFNEEYVQKFVMHLLQDIDRHSVVTRLIHYVALLNTYVPDSFISRSHCEAYLTLTIHMERFRQYKFERSLSDQAKLVFLHIRDKRTQVDSIKIINPHVAKEILKQLLGDQQTQSRLAMDLLCEKAFFEHRFGREEYLSFLRALFIRRSKINKGDECDSLFSPLIEHVLENGKSPDKAIELLKKAFERFNKDPFFAQQLARLHYTYEKFEEAKYWAETATKQQPNNSYFLHTRGQVYRKWFQAKCEALETIPKTAQNTADAVETALKALECFQECERAAKEEMESVNSSGYFSEVETGCSLLKLISSLEVFENKTIGHSECMKYLLTDYIPEEVRDAWEPFHGRLKRLNNTMQDALEWISEDLSFFQTDIGDEDETKSIEVKIKNPLTWLPKKTSEYGKYFSEAQSTALQCGQSTLDKLTPFQKRMMIYHYGGGNVTSILSKLTDQKDAVAVLENILDLYPKNPMNARLDQRDIVNYIMTNITLNSLAPQSQKVTSVKQLQTLCGQFPSDKRKCSANALFLLTLLFWPEDHDTDCEREKKYGIVQSAVEHLDKGYWTKMKDVPQRKRRIYTHFFLGNGKGLNRFVHKKTFEKDTKGVSVFERRLKWLSGEAWKMPKIAAMLKPVSGWTEDKVVYLQGPQKKFSILPLNVSSVPHNENITFYLGFTFRGPVACNVMVKN, encoded by the exons ATGG CTTCGGGATCTGAGCCGTCACTCAACAATTCTTTTAGGGAAGACTGCACCCCACGACCATTTGACCAAGATGtcttaaattttaaatatatcaaGCACCAAGTCTTGCAACCAGAATCAGGCGCTTTAGATCTGATATCGCCATGCCATGAATTTAAGTCATTTGTAACAGCTGCTACGCTGGATCGCAAAAGACTCCAGGCTAAGTTTGCCAAAGAGGTTCTTAAGTTTGCATCTGGCTGTATGAATATCAGATCAAATGGTACAATACACTTTGGTGTGATGGACAGCAGGAAAGATGGAAGATATGTGCATGGTGAAATTATCGGTATCCCTGTAAAAGAGAAAGACATTTATGTAGATGCTTTAGACGACATTGAAAGATGTTTCTCCCATGACAAGGAGCATGTACGCCAGTGTGTGAGGCCCCCAAAATTTATTGAGGTTAGAGATCAAGAAATGACAGAAAGGAAATATGTGGTAGAAGTTGACATTGTCCCTTTAATAAGCATTGTAAAGAACAAAGTGTATGCAGTTTGCCTGCCAAACTTCAAAGAGGCAAAAAACAGACTTGAATATGATAATGAGGAGGTTTTTCGCAGGGTGGGTTCAAAAACAGAGCGTGTGACTGACCTAAGTCATTTTCACAGTCGAGTCCAAGATCGGGATGCTCAAAGAGAAGAAGCTGAGAGAAATAGGTTCAGCCCTTCGGAGATTTGCCAAGACCTTGGAAGGAAACTCAAAATGCTAATGACTGAGGGAAAGAAATTTATTGAAAACGATAAATGGTTTATACTAATCACAAACGGAGTCCAACCTGAAGACCTTTCTAATACTGACTGGCTGCTTAACATGAacttgttctgtgtgtttgacttTGACCCAGACTCAAAGATATCTGGCTTTTGCAGCAAATATCTTCAGCACCGTGCTCCAAACATGCATTTTCTGCATAGCTACAGGAAACCCAGTGACATGAGCGCCAACGATTTCACACATCAGCTACATCTATTTGAGCAAACTAGCTGGATCTTTTGTAATGGCCGCTCTGACTTCAATGCAAATGATTCCGCCTGTGATGAAATGACTTGgatcaagaaaaaaataactttcCTGAGGGAATGTGTGTCTTTGATCTGTAAACAAATCTTGCCACAGGGGACGTTCCAGGTCATTTTCCTTCTAACGTCACCAATTGAGAAACCAATTCTGCACACCTTTAATGAGTTTTTTACTGACATGGAAGGTCATGAAGACATCATCTGCATCTGTGAATCTCAGGAAAACTTTCAGAAGTGGAAAAGCTTTGCTGAGTTAACGTGTGGGGAGGACGTTGTGACTGATAAAAGTGTTGTTGGGATGAAAATGAGTCACATAAATGCCACTGTGCAGCAAATACAAATAGTAAAAGCATGTGCCAGGAAACACTTGCCAGTCTTTATGAAAGGGACATGTCTTCTTGAGACACAGAAAGAGGAACAGATGTATTCTCTGGAAATACTGACGGTTGATCATTGTGATGAAACAAGTGAAGAATTTATTGAAGAGAATAAAACAAGCATTGAAGGCCAGTTTTACCATGGTGGGAGAGTGACCTGGTTAAATTTGTGGCTTGCTGAGCACAGGCATGTTTTAGAAGTCATTGAAAGAGATGCTTACCGTGATGTTTCCCAACGCCTTAATGACACTTTAAAATGGAACACAAACCAGACTCCAGTGCACACTATAAACATCTACCATCATCCTGGCAGTGGTGGAAGCACAGTGGCAAGACAACTGCTGTGGAACAACAGGAAGGACTTAAGGTGTGCGGTTGTGAAACCCTCATACACAACTGCCGAAGTTGCGCAACATGCAGTTAAACTTAGAGAATATGAAGAAAAAGATTCACAGTCGTGtgttcctgtgctgctgcttattGAAGACTTGGACAAAGAATATCTTGATGATCTCAGACATGAGCTGGAGAATGCCATGAGAGTAAAAAGAGTTAAATATGGAACacttagttttgttttgctgagctgcagaagaTCCCATAATCCAGAGAAGAAATGCAAAGAGTCTCCACTTCAGAATGTTGCAGTTACTCACAAACTGTCTGATGAAGAGAAGCGAATGTTTGCTGGAATACTAGAGAAACTCGAGGTAAAGCATGATCCTGAGTTTATCctgacatttgttttaatgactAAAGAATTCAATGAGGAGTATGTTCAAAAGTTTGTGATGCACTTGCTCCAAGACATTGACCGGCATTCTGTTGTCACTCGCCTAATCCACTATGTTGCGCTGCTGAACACTTACGTTCCTGACTCCTTCATCTCCCGGTCCCATTGTGAAGCTTATCTTACTCTGACTATTCACATGGAAAGGTTTCGACAGTACAAGTTTGAGCGATCACTCAGTGATCAGGCTAAACTTGTCTTTTTACACATTAGAGATAAAAGGACACAAGTGGACTCAATCAAAATCATCAATCCACATGTTGCAAAGGAAATCCTTAAGCAGCTTCTTGGAGACCAACAAACCCAAAGCAGGCTGGCAATGGATTTGCTGTGTGAGAAGGCATTTTTCGAACACAGATTTGGAAGGGAAGAATACTTGTCATTTTTGAGAGCACTTTTCATAAGGCGatctaaaataaacaaaggagATGAATGTGATAGTTTGTTCTCTCCCCTGATTGAGCATGTGCTTGAAAATGGGAAGAGTCCAGATAAAGCAATTGAGTTGCTCAAGAAAGCTTTTGAACGTTTCAACAAGGATCCATTCTTTGCGCAACAACTGGCTCGTCTTCATTATACTTATGAAAAGTTTGAAGAAGCAAAATACTGGGCAGAGACGGCAACTAAACAGCAACCAAACAACTCATACTTCCTTCATACAAGGGGGCAGGTGTACAGAAAGTGGTTCCAAGCAAAATGCGAAGCTCTTGAAACTATTCCAAAGACGGCCCAGAACACGGCAGATGCGGTGGAGACTGCACTGAAAGCGTTGGAATGTTTTCAAGAATGTGAGAGAGCAGCTAAAGAAGAAATGGAAAGTGTTAACAGTTCAGGGTACTTTTCTGAAGTTGAGACTGGATGCAGCCTGCTCAAACTAATTTCATCATTGGAGGtgtttgaaaacaaaaccattggCCATTCAGAATGTATGAAATACCTGTTAACAGATTACATACCTGAAGAAGTCAGAGATGCTTGGGAACCATTTCATGGTCGTCTGAAGAGACTTAACAATACAATGCAGGATGCCCTGGAGTGGATTTCAGAAGACCTCAGTTTCTTCCAGACAGACAttggagatgaagatgaaacTAAAAGCATCGAGGTGAAGATAAAGAATCCACTGACATGGTTGCCAAAAAAGACTTCAGAGTATGGAAAATACTTTAGTGAAGCTCAAAGTACTGCACTTCAGTGTGGGCAGTCAACCCTGGACAAGCTAACACCTTTCCAAAAGCGCATGATGATCTATCACTATGGTGGGGGTAATGTAACATCCATCCTCTCCAAGTTGACAGACCAAAAGGATGCAGTAGCTGTTTTAGAGAACATCCTTGATCTGTACCCAAAGAATCCAATGAATGCCAGACTTGATCAAAGGGATATTGTCAATTACATCATGACCAACATTACACTTAACAGCTTGGCACCACAGTCTCAAAAAGTAACTAGTGTAAAACAGCTACAAACACTGTGTGGTCAATTCCCATCCGACAAAAGAAAATGTTCAGCAAATGCACTATTCTTGCTCACCTTGCTATTTTGGCCAGAGGACCACGACACAGAttgtgaaagagaaaaaaaatatgggATTGTGCAGTCAGCTGTTGAACACCTGGATAAAGGCTACTGGACAAAAATGAAGGATGTTCctcagagaaagagaaggatTTACACCCATTTCTTTCTGGGCAATGGGAAAGGATTAAACAGATTTGtccacaaaaaaacatttgaaaaagacacaaagggGGTCTCAGTTTTTGAGAGACGCTTGAAGTGGTTAAGTGGTGAAGCATGGAAAATGCCCAAGATCGCAGCAATGCTAAAACCTGTTTCTGGGTGGACAGAAGACAAGGTAGTATACCTTCAGGGCCCACAGAAAAAGTTCAGTATCCTGCCTCTTAATGTGTCATCAGTACCTCATAATGAAAACATCACATTCTACCTGGGGTTCACATTCAGAGGTCCTGTTGCCTGTAATGTCATGGTGAAAAACTAG